The following proteins are co-located in the Echinicola sp. 20G genome:
- a CDS encoding inositol monophosphatase family protein — MELKSLLDQTIIVAKEAGAFIRKERQNFDLNKVEHKGFNDLVSYVDKEAEKIVVNGLQQILPEAGFITEEGTINKQEDVYNWIVDPLDGTTNFVHGIPVFSVSIALMKEGEIILGVVYEVNNNECFYATKDGGAYCNDTKISVSQAPSLSSSLIATGFPYYDFEQVDQYMELLKYFMINSHGIRRIGSAAVDLCYVASGRVEGYFEYNLNSYDVAGGLLIVQEAGGKVTDFNSGDDYIFGRQIIASNGNIHQELCDQIKKVW; from the coding sequence ATGGAATTAAAATCACTTTTGGATCAAACTATCATCGTTGCCAAAGAGGCCGGTGCTTTTATCAGAAAAGAAAGACAAAATTTTGACCTCAACAAAGTAGAACACAAAGGATTCAATGATTTGGTGTCCTATGTGGATAAGGAAGCCGAAAAAATCGTGGTAAATGGCCTGCAGCAGATTTTGCCTGAAGCTGGGTTTATCACTGAGGAAGGGACTATTAATAAACAGGAGGATGTTTACAACTGGATCGTTGATCCATTGGATGGGACTACTAATTTTGTGCATGGCATTCCCGTTTTTTCAGTCAGCATAGCTTTGATGAAAGAAGGCGAAATCATTTTGGGCGTGGTGTATGAGGTAAATAATAACGAGTGTTTTTATGCTACCAAAGATGGCGGTGCCTACTGTAACGACACAAAAATCAGTGTCAGCCAAGCCCCAAGCCTTTCATCCAGTTTAATTGCTACAGGATTTCCGTATTATGATTTTGAGCAGGTGGATCAATACATGGAACTTCTAAAATACTTTATGATAAATTCTCATGGGATTAGGAGAATTGGAAGTGCTGCCGTGGATTTATGCTACGTCGCTTCTGGGAGGGTAGAAGGATATTTTGAGTATAACCTAAATTCCTATGACGTGGCTGGTGGCTTATTGATCGTCCAAGAAGCCGGAGGTAAAGTGACTGATTTCAATAGTGGTGATGATTACATATTTGGTCGACAAATTATAGCAAGTAACGGTAATATCCACCAAGAATTGTGTGATCAAATAAAAAAAGTCTGGTAA
- a CDS encoding NADPH-dependent F420 reductase, giving the protein MTLGIIGGTKLSTTLGNKYMSMGINVVFGVREEFELRPIEWKILSMQKDKVFGYCEAINRSDVILICCENEYLPLVCHCLSQLESTDKIILDCTNGNYNPNFGCNTKYIQEKSGYERVLKGFNNLGLDYPNSDPLELVKETYFCGNAEVDKFRIKRLIELIGFRAIDVGDLNNAPLLEAIYHLRKQISHQKNEKIDYHFKLMSV; this is encoded by the coding sequence ATGACGTTAGGAATCATCGGAGGAACTAAACTCTCAACCACACTAGGCAACAAGTACATGTCCATGGGTATAAATGTGGTGTTTGGGGTAAGGGAAGAATTTGAACTAAGGCCAATAGAATGGAAAATTCTAAGCATGCAGAAAGACAAGGTTTTTGGCTACTGTGAAGCCATCAATAGATCAGATGTCATTTTAATTTGCTGTGAGAATGAATATTTGCCTTTGGTTTGCCATTGCCTTTCCCAATTGGAAAGTACGGACAAAATAATTTTGGATTGTACCAATGGCAACTATAACCCTAATTTTGGGTGCAATACTAAATACATTCAAGAGAAATCAGGATACGAGAGGGTATTGAAGGGTTTTAATAACCTTGGCTTGGATTACCCCAATTCTGATCCTTTAGAATTGGTAAAAGAAACTTATTTCTGTGGCAATGCGGAAGTGGATAAGTTCAGGATCAAACGACTTATCGAATTAATTGGCTTTAGGGCGATTGATGTTGGAGACCTTAACAATGCTCCACTATTGGAAGCTATTTATCATTTGAGAAAGCAGATCAGCCATCAGAAAAATGAAAAAATAGATTATCATTTCAAGCTCATGTCGGTCTAA